The proteins below are encoded in one region of Methanoculleus taiwanensis:
- a CDS encoding DUF3467 domain-containing protein — MAQREISVNIPGDLDPVYSNRIQIAYKEDEFTFMFLHEIPGTNQARAKAIVSISPRHAKNLLQVLAKSMQDFEQKHGQISQGESAPATEGNVTIRGYS, encoded by the coding sequence ATGGCACAGCGTGAGATATCGGTGAATATCCCGGGCGACCTCGATCCCGTCTACTCGAACCGGATTCAGATCGCCTACAAAGAAGACGAGTTCACCTTCATGTTCCTGCACGAGATCCCGGGCACGAACCAGGCGCGGGCAAAGGCGATCGTCTCCATCAGTCCCCGGCACGCCAAGAACCTGTTGCAGGTACTCGCCAAGAGCATGCAGGACTTCGAACAGAAACACGGGCAGATCTCACAGGGAGAGAGCGCTCCGGCGACCGAAGGGAACGTGACGATACGGGGCTACTCCTGA
- a CDS encoding NAD(P)-dependent alcohol dehydrogenase, producing the protein MKGLAMLRIGEVGWIEKDRPSCGSRDAIVKPLALAPCTSDIHTAWEGAIGERHNLILGHEALGIVDEVGSGVKDFKPGDRVIVPAITPDWDSEAVQRGFPSQTGGPLGGWKFSNFKDGVFAEFFHVNLADSNLAHLPDGMTLEAGVMLPDMLSTGFLGAENARIEIGATVAVLGIGPVGLSSIAGAKLRGAGRIFAVGTRPAAVKVAKKYGATDIIDYRNGNTAEQIIEATGGAGVDAVIIAGGGAEILMDAVTMGKPGSVISNVNYFGKGIGDRDSIPIPRAGWGVGMADKDIVTGLCPGGRVRMERLAEIVTYGRMDPSLMATHIFKGFDTLKEALLLMKEKPGDLIKPVVLLDQ; encoded by the coding sequence ATGAAAGGCCTGGCAATGTTAAGAATCGGGGAGGTAGGATGGATAGAGAAAGACCGGCCATCGTGCGGTTCCAGAGACGCTATTGTTAAACCGCTGGCGTTGGCGCCGTGCACGTCCGATATCCATACCGCCTGGGAAGGAGCAATCGGGGAGCGGCATAATCTCATCCTGGGACACGAAGCCCTCGGGATAGTAGACGAAGTCGGAAGCGGCGTTAAGGATTTCAAACCCGGCGACCGGGTCATCGTACCGGCTATCACTCCCGACTGGGACTCGGAAGCCGTACAGCGCGGGTTCCCTTCACAGACCGGCGGCCCTCTCGGCGGTTGGAAGTTTTCGAACTTTAAAGATGGCGTCTTCGCAGAATTCTTCCACGTGAACCTGGCGGACAGCAACCTTGCCCATCTGCCGGACGGCATGACCCTGGAAGCAGGGGTTATGCTCCCGGATATGCTCAGTACCGGTTTTTTGGGCGCTGAAAACGCTCGTATTGAGATCGGGGCTACGGTAGCGGTCTTAGGAATCGGACCGGTCGGACTATCCAGCATCGCCGGCGCAAAACTTCGGGGGGCCGGAAGAATATTTGCCGTCGGCACGAGGCCTGCCGCCGTTAAGGTAGCGAAAAAGTATGGTGCTACGGATATCATCGACTACAGGAACGGAAATACCGCAGAACAGATTATTGAAGCAACCGGCGGAGCAGGTGTCGACGCTGTCATTATTGCCGGTGGTGGCGCTGAGATTCTCATGGACGCAGTAACTATGGGTAAACCCGGATCAGTGATCTCGAACGTCAACTACTTCGGCAAGGGAATCGGCGACAGAGATAGCATACCTATTCCTCGTGCAGGGTGGGGGGTCGGCATGGCAGACAAAGATATCGTGACCGGACTCTGTCCCGGTGGAAGGGTGAGAATGGAGAGACTGGCCGAGATAGTGACATATGGGCGCATGGACCCGTCACTCATGGCAACGCATATCTTCAAGGGTTTCGACACATTAAAAGAGGCTCTGCTCCTGATGAAAGAGAAGCCCGGAGACTTAATTAAACCGGTTGTCCTTCTGGATCAGTAA
- a CDS encoding cache domain-containing protein: MRIYAISALLIALTVLGAGCTGDGRSSPEITQELVLSDAVSGINDELESIRASVGENARVLGETGLTGAAGREALKQTLLKYPWAESSLVISRDGVVVMAVPENYGGIMNQNLSYQPQVQRANREQVPIVSEVFYLEEGFYGISQSYPVFGTEYLGYTDITYRSDVLIGRVLTPLINGTPYDAWAAQTDGRVIYDTTPEEIGKNLFSDPVYQLPGLQEAFTRIVSEPSGSLEYSFYDLNWERNVTKEARWDTAGVDGAEWRIVITRSLDAGEPQQVAGSGRPPAANATDEMKSFVAEAAAYAREHGRTEALSAFNNLDGEFVRGDLYIFAYDMNGTVLALPFQQGLIGTDRRGVHDSNGVAYIDGMIRVAAEGGGSLYYVYPNPANGYAEELKLGYAVPVDDTWFVGSGVYIPDVGTGFTTSEKDALVQRVKAARDYAQEHGKEAASAAFNDLAGPFAAGGAYIFAYGMDGETLALPYQPDLIGSNRTGFEDRYGVNIIDWEIAAAKAGSGFVYVTYYNPDTGGDGLKLCYVAVVDEEWFVGSGVYAAET, encoded by the coding sequence ATGCGAATATATGCAATATCTGCCCTTCTCATCGCCCTCACGGTGCTCGGGGCGGGCTGCACGGGAGATGGCCGGTCATCTCCGGAGATTACGCAGGAGTTGGTATTAAGCGATGCCGTCTCCGGGATAAACGATGAACTTGAGTCGATCAGGGCCTCAGTCGGAGAGAATGCCCGGGTGCTCGGAGAGACCGGGCTTACCGGTGCTGCGGGGAGAGAGGCACTGAAGCAGACGCTGCTGAAGTACCCCTGGGCAGAGTCGTCCCTTGTGATATCGAGAGACGGAGTCGTGGTTATGGCCGTGCCCGAGAACTATGGGGGCATCATGAACCAGAACCTCTCCTATCAGCCCCAGGTGCAGAGGGCGAACAGAGAGCAGGTGCCGATCGTCAGCGAGGTCTTCTACCTGGAGGAAGGATTCTACGGGATCTCCCAGAGCTATCCGGTCTTCGGGACCGAGTATCTGGGGTACACGGACATCACGTACCGGTCGGACGTCCTCATCGGGCGGGTACTGACGCCCCTGATCAACGGAACGCCGTACGATGCCTGGGCGGCGCAGACTGATGGGCGGGTGATCTACGACACGACCCCGGAAGAGATCGGGAAGAATCTCTTTTCAGACCCGGTCTACCAGTTGCCGGGACTCCAGGAGGCGTTTACCCGTATCGTCTCCGAGCCCTCCGGGTCGCTCGAGTATTCGTTCTATGATCTGAACTGGGAGCGGAACGTGACCAAGGAGGCTCGATGGGATACCGCCGGCGTCGACGGAGCAGAGTGGCGCATCGTCATCACGCGGAGCCTGGATGCAGGAGAGCCGCAGCAGGTTGCAGGCAGCGGCCGGCCGCCTGCGGCAAATGCAACTGATGAGATGAAGAGTTTCGTTGCCGAGGCGGCTGCTTATGCACGGGAGCACGGCCGCACGGAGGCCCTTTCCGCGTTCAACAACCTGGACGGGGAGTTTGTCAGAGGGGATCTCTACATCTTTGCCTACGATATGAATGGCACCGTCCTCGCCCTCCCCTTCCAGCAGGGTCTCATCGGCACGGATCGGCGGGGTGTGCACGACAGCAACGGCGTGGCGTATATCGACGGGATGATCCGGGTTGCGGCGGAAGGGGGCGGCAGCCTCTACTATGTCTACCCGAACCCGGCGAACGGGTATGCCGAAGAACTCAAACTCGGGTATGCTGTGCCGGTGGATGACACGTGGTTCGTCGGCTCGGGCGTCTACATCCCGGACGTCGGTACCGGGTTTACCACGAGCGAAAAAGATGCGCTCGTGCAGCGGGTGAAGGCTGCACGGGATTATGCACAGGAGCATGGGAAAGAGGCGGCATCCGCCGCTTTCAACGATCTCGCCGGGCCTTTTGCCGCCGGCGGGGCGTATATCTTTGCATACGGAATGGACGGGGAGACGCTGGCGCTGCCGTACCAACCTGATCTGATCGGCAGCAACCGCACCGGCTTTGAGGACCGGTACGGGGTGAATATAATCGACTGGGAGATCGCCGCTGCAAAAGCCGGGAGCGGGTTTGTGTATGTCACGTACTATAACCCAGATACCGGCGGTGACGGGTTGAAGCTCTGCTATGTCGCTGTGGTGGATGAGGAATGGTTTGTCGGCTCCGGCGTCTACGCTGCGGAGACGTGA
- a CDS encoding MATE family efflux transporter, whose translation MPTSDSEDSTPFSNQPRETEGTRTLLADPKAAIIRLSVPMMVAMTLLTLYNVVDAFWVAGLGATALAAVGFSFPLFVITIGLATGLGTGGEAALARMIGARNKAGADSVAMHTILLMTILAALVTVPLTFVADDLFILMGAGEAAGMAAEYTKILFLGTIFLLFGEVAYAVLHGEGDAKRTMYAMALGAVANLVLDPILIYTFDMGIAGAAWATILAEILAAVPMAYWLFVKKDTYVSLSLHRFAPDAGIARDILRVGCPAAAEQLVLALTALVLNGIIVLIASTDGIAIYSVGWRVVSIGLTPILAISTAVVAVTGATYGAEAYAKMESALLYAVRLGLLIGGAVAATTFILAPWIAAVFAAADDTSGITAELTIFLRIMSLVYPIVGFGLCSSSLFQGTGRGAYSLTITILQTVVLSAFFVWLFALVFGMGLDGVWWGIAAGNAVGALLGFVWAHHFTAGLKGAQVTPAAA comes from the coding sequence ATGCCGACCAGTGACTCAGAAGACAGCACACCGTTCAGTAACCAGCCACGAGAAACAGAAGGAACCAGAACACTCCTCGCCGACCCGAAAGCCGCGATCATCAGGCTCTCAGTACCGATGATGGTCGCCATGACCCTGCTGACGCTCTACAACGTCGTCGACGCATTCTGGGTCGCGGGCCTCGGCGCTACCGCCCTTGCCGCAGTCGGATTCTCATTCCCGCTCTTCGTCATAACCATCGGGCTTGCGACCGGCCTTGGAACCGGAGGAGAAGCCGCACTTGCGCGGATGATCGGCGCCCGGAACAAGGCCGGAGCGGACAGCGTGGCCATGCACACCATCCTCCTGATGACGATCCTCGCCGCCCTTGTCACCGTGCCGCTGACCTTTGTCGCGGACGACCTCTTCATCCTCATGGGAGCGGGCGAAGCCGCCGGCATGGCAGCCGAGTACACGAAGATCCTCTTCCTCGGAACGATCTTCCTCCTCTTCGGCGAGGTCGCCTACGCAGTCCTGCACGGGGAAGGGGATGCAAAGCGCACCATGTACGCCATGGCTCTCGGCGCGGTGGCGAATCTCGTTCTCGATCCAATCCTGATCTATACCTTCGATATGGGTATCGCCGGCGCTGCATGGGCGACGATCCTCGCCGAGATCCTGGCCGCCGTCCCGATGGCGTACTGGCTCTTTGTGAAGAAGGACACCTACGTTTCGCTCAGCCTGCACCGATTTGCCCCGGACGCGGGCATCGCCAGGGATATTCTGCGGGTCGGCTGCCCCGCCGCTGCAGAACAACTCGTCCTGGCATTGACGGCGCTCGTCTTAAACGGAATCATCGTCCTCATCGCAAGCACCGACGGGATTGCGATCTACTCGGTCGGGTGGCGGGTGGTGAGCATCGGCCTCACCCCGATCCTCGCCATCTCGACGGCGGTGGTTGCCGTCACCGGAGCCACCTACGGAGCAGAGGCATACGCCAAGATGGAATCCGCACTCCTCTACGCCGTCCGTCTCGGGCTTCTCATCGGCGGAGCCGTTGCCGCGACCACGTTCATTCTCGCCCCCTGGATCGCCGCGGTCTTCGCCGCCGCAGACGATACGTCGGGCATCACTGCGGAACTGACGATATTCCTCCGGATCATGAGCCTCGTCTACCCGATCGTCGGGTTCGGTCTCTGCTCCTCCTCGCTCTTCCAGGGAACCGGCCGGGGTGCATACTCCCTCACGATCACCATCCTGCAGACGGTCGTCCTCTCGGCGTTCTTCGTCTGGCTCTTCGCGCTGGTCTTCGGGATGGGACTTGACGGCGTCTGGTGGGGGATCGCCGCAGGCAACGCAGTCGGTGCCCTGCTCGGGTTCGTCTGGGCGCACCATTTCACGGCAGGGCTCAAAGGAGCGCAGGTGACACCGGCGGCAGCGTAG
- a CDS encoding DUF2178 domain-containing protein yields the protein MKRNSFYLLVGLVALLEVVAFWVSVELEIPQLIQVAFILGILLIYGARRMVEGRIEDERISMITQKAALRTLEIFWVVFFAVNLGSAVIAFSRPLGLRPRPPHPGETELLLPGIGWFATVQMALLCLMIFLYVGFRMYYARKYGEWDADEEQD from the coding sequence ATGAAACGAAATTCATTCTACCTGCTCGTAGGGCTCGTCGCACTTCTGGAGGTCGTCGCCTTCTGGGTGTCGGTGGAGCTCGAGATACCGCAGCTGATCCAGGTGGCGTTTATCCTCGGAATCCTGCTGATCTACGGAGCACGGCGGATGGTCGAGGGAAGGATCGAGGACGAGCGGATCAGTATGATCACCCAGAAAGCAGCGCTCCGGACGCTGGAGATCTTCTGGGTGGTTTTCTTTGCAGTCAACCTGGGAAGTGCAGTCATTGCATTCAGCAGGCCGCTCGGACTGCGCCCGCGGCCTCCGCACCCCGGAGAAACGGAACTCCTCCTTCCCGGGATCGGCTGGTTTGCCACCGTTCAGATGGCACTCCTCTGTCTCATGATATTCCTCTATGTCGGATTCAGGATGTATTACGCACGCAAATACGGGGAATGGGACGCCGATGAAGAACAGGATTAA
- a CDS encoding ATP-binding protein translates to MYLDITIHDIRNANNVASMYADLPVELAEGGLKAYVEKLRDNIGRSREILRNAATIRRALEESGSLAAVNLDAVTREEIGNYPGTSIRYIDPGVQDEVKGRLFTRFERGKASGRGEGLGLLIVRTLVECYGGRVWIEDRVPGHLEEGASFRFTLRQAG, encoded by the coding sequence ATGTATCTCGACATCACGATTCACGACATCCGGAACGCGAACAACGTCGCGAGTATGTACGCCGATCTCCCGGTCGAACTCGCTGAAGGAGGGCTGAAAGCCTATGTTGAGAAGCTGCGGGACAACATCGGGCGAAGTCGCGAGATTCTCAGGAACGCCGCCACTATCCGGCGGGCTTTGGAGGAATCCGGCAGTCTGGCGGCGGTGAACCTCGATGCGGTCACCAGGGAGGAGATCGGAAACTACCCCGGGACGTCGATCCGGTATATCGACCCCGGCGTACAAGACGAAGTGAAGGGCAGGCTTTTCACACGGTTCGAGCGGGGCAAGGCCTCCGGCCGTGGGGAGGGGCTCGGACTTCTCATCGTCCGGACGCTTGTCGAATGCTACGGCGGCAGGGTCTGGATCGAGGATCGGGTGCCCGGCCACCTGGAAGAAGGGGCGTCATTCCGGTTCACACTCCGGCAGGCCGGTTGA
- a CDS encoding helix-turn-helix transcriptional regulator — protein MKNRIKVHRAMHDLTQEALANELGVTRQTILAIEKGKYDPSLDLAFKIARFFGVAIEEIFIYDDTAGPR, from the coding sequence ATGAAGAACAGGATTAAAGTCCACCGGGCGATGCACGACCTGACGCAGGAAGCGCTCGCAAACGAGCTCGGGGTCACCCGGCAGACGATCCTGGCCATCGAGAAGGGGAAGTACGACCCGTCGCTCGATCTGGCTTTTAAGATTGCCCGGTTCTTCGGCGTCGCCATCGAGGAAATTTTCATCTACGACGACACCGCCGGGCCGCGATAA
- a CDS encoding V4R domain-containing protein — protein MKSERPVMTFIRHPDDTRSDRIELFSSGGEVHVVKSPVRVRILSMLREREMGFDEIVARSARAKSTISVHLKELAGEGILDARPDPLDSRKKIFSLRPGYLGSLSADDRIDEDLGGFVLAALEREADPSSVFKAFFQAIRLSLMREGVMVDPILYSAGSSVGRALSGLVNAPDIETLLMNLCAFWGERGLGRLEVVSRDPLTLDIYDCYECQGLPQLGKPVCAFDAGILAALFEAHSRDEWVVTETKCYAMNDACCRFVVLPRAE, from the coding sequence GTGAAAAGTGAGCGACCTGTCATGACATTTATCCGGCACCCGGACGATACGCGGTCTGACCGCATCGAGCTCTTCTCGTCGGGAGGAGAAGTTCACGTCGTAAAAAGTCCGGTGCGGGTCAGGATTCTCTCAATGCTCCGGGAGCGGGAGATGGGATTTGATGAGATTGTCGCCCGCTCCGCACGGGCGAAGTCGACTATCTCCGTCCATCTCAAAGAGCTCGCCGGGGAAGGTATCCTCGACGCGAGACCCGATCCCCTGGACAGTCGAAAGAAGATCTTCTCGCTTCGCCCTGGGTACCTCGGCAGTCTCTCGGCGGACGATCGCATCGACGAAGATCTCGGCGGCTTTGTCCTCGCCGCCCTGGAGCGGGAGGCGGATCCGTCTTCCGTGTTCAAAGCCTTTTTCCAGGCGATCCGCCTCTCCCTGATGCGGGAAGGGGTGATGGTCGATCCGATCCTCTACTCGGCGGGCAGCAGCGTCGGGCGGGCGCTCTCGGGGCTGGTGAATGCGCCCGATATCGAAACACTGCTCATGAATCTTTGCGCCTTCTGGGGGGAGCGCGGGCTCGGCCGCCTCGAGGTCGTGAGTCGCGACCCCCTCACGCTCGATATCTATGACTGCTACGAATGCCAGGGTCTCCCACAGCTCGGAAAGCCTGTCTGTGCGTTCGATGCCGGCATTCTCGCCGCTCTTTTCGAGGCCCACTCCCGGGACGAGTGGGTCGTCACCGAGACGAAGTGCTACGCTATGAACGATGCCTGCTGCCGGTTCGTGGTGCTGCCGCGGGCGGAGTAG
- a CDS encoding 4Fe-4S binding protein, translating to MTNELKDAVRERCRKMEIPLVGVANVERWEHPPFRPWMPEEFFPQSIFSGARSVIVIGLPIHLPVLETSPSIYYHELYRTVNTLLDQYTYRLASFLNEQGYPSVFVPRDGYGSIEVLRKNPIAFFSHRHAALLAGLGTFGVNNTILTPEYGPRIRFGSVLTAAPLPPDPMIDHELCTRCMRCVRLCPAGALDREGYPEGLTNRHACAAHSAALNKRHISPCGICIKVCPVGEDREHYGREDASPYEPGEQHGKLCRSWDHVRRYGGA from the coding sequence ATGACCAATGAACTGAAAGATGCCGTCAGGGAACGGTGCCGAAAGATGGAGATCCCGCTCGTCGGGGTGGCAAACGTGGAGCGGTGGGAACATCCCCCGTTCCGGCCGTGGATGCCCGAAGAGTTCTTTCCGCAGTCGATATTCTCCGGGGCACGATCGGTGATCGTCATCGGCCTGCCTATCCACCTTCCGGTGCTCGAGACCTCGCCCTCCATCTACTACCACGAACTCTACAGAACGGTCAACACGCTCCTCGACCAGTATACCTACCGCCTGGCCTCATTTTTAAATGAACAGGGATACCCGTCGGTCTTCGTGCCGCGGGACGGTTACGGGAGCATCGAGGTGCTCCGGAAGAATCCCATCGCCTTCTTCTCGCACCGGCACGCAGCGCTCCTTGCAGGGCTCGGAACCTTCGGCGTGAACAACACCATCCTCACCCCGGAGTACGGCCCCAGGATCCGCTTCGGCTCCGTCCTCACCGCCGCACCGCTCCCGCCGGATCCGATGATCGACCACGAGCTCTGCACCCGGTGCATGCGCTGCGTCCGGCTCTGTCCGGCCGGTGCGCTCGACCGTGAAGGCTACCCGGAAGGCCTGACCAACAGACATGCCTGCGCCGCACACAGCGCTGCACTGAATAAACGCCACATCTCTCCCTGCGGCATCTGCATCAAAGTCTGCCCTGTCGGTGAAGACCGGGAGCATTACGGAAGAGAGGACGCCTCGCCCTACGAACCGGGAGAGCAGCACGGGAAGCTCTGCCGGTCGTGGGATCACGTCAGGAGATACGGGGGAGCGTGA
- the aqpZ gene encoding aquaporin Z — protein MVANAMKKYGAELFGTFALVLIGVGSAVLAGDEVGYLGIAFAFGLVLLSMVYAIGDISGCHVNPAVTIGVLALGRMPVREAIVYIIVQCIGAIIAAGVVLAIATGTPAYSLAADGLGQNGYGEASPGGYSLEAAFISEVVMTALFVFVILAATSIEKLKGFAGLAIGMALAMVHIATIPVDSTSVNPARSLGPALFAGGEALAQLWVFWVAPILGAILAAIIWRSLMEYRTTRPVAVAEAARNEV, from the coding sequence ATGGTTGCAAACGCAATGAAAAAATATGGCGCTGAGCTCTTCGGAACCTTCGCACTGGTCCTTATCGGGGTCGGGAGCGCGGTGCTCGCAGGCGATGAGGTAGGCTATCTGGGAATAGCATTTGCCTTCGGACTAGTCCTTCTTTCGATGGTATATGCCATCGGGGATATCTCCGGATGCCATGTGAACCCCGCAGTGACGATAGGCGTGCTTGCTCTTGGCAGAATGCCGGTAAGGGAGGCGATCGTCTACATCATCGTCCAGTGTATCGGAGCAATCATCGCCGCCGGGGTGGTGCTTGCCATAGCGACGGGAACCCCCGCGTACTCCCTTGCCGCTGACGGTCTTGGCCAGAACGGATATGGGGAAGCGTCACCGGGCGGCTACTCACTCGAGGCAGCTTTCATTTCGGAAGTGGTGATGACCGCCCTGTTCGTCTTTGTGATCCTGGCCGCAACAAGTATCGAGAAACTAAAAGGGTTCGCGGGTCTTGCAATAGGAATGGCGCTCGCAATGGTCCATATAGCGACAATCCCGGTGGATAGCACCTCCGTCAACCCGGCACGGAGCCTTGGGCCGGCTCTCTTCGCGGGTGGTGAAGCCCTTGCGCAGCTCTGGGTCTTCTGGGTCGCACCGATCCTCGGCGCTATCCTCGCCGCGATCATCTGGCGATCGCTCATGGAATACCGGACGACACGGCCGGTTGCCGTGGCGGAAGCTGCCCGAAATGAGGTGTAA
- a CDS encoding PAS domain S-box protein: MKRSRQNVAQQQPHEAPPPSDPLYQAIVENTGTAIMIVEGDGRIAYANAEFEKSFGYARSDLVGTFFWDRLPAEVDRERMIRYHHLRRVKPSAAPRTYEASLRDAAGAERNVVVTVALVAGSDRSVVSFMDITKKKRAEEALRLSEEKYRTLVEGINEVIFTVDPHGRITYISPALERLTDYRVSEVVGEPFSRYVHPDDLPGLQKSFERTLAGLQEPYEFRVLTRDGTVHYVITSSRFLMENDRLVGLIGVLTDITERKQAEEALRQSEEMYRTITQRSFDIIVTADCEGRITYVSPAVKRVLGYTPEEAVGTRWMDYVLHPEQPQVQVLRRMAREGAVEGYQIEMRHKNGDAVTLELNISPIPVSKGCSGFQAIGRDITDRKRIREKLAYHAYLLDHVSDAVIATDERFMITAWNRAAEDLYGWKADQVIGRSLLELIHSDLPGAEPATMLQTLEKEGSYSGELMHYHEDGQPVYIDTNASALTETGGGVTGYILVGRDVTGRIAAESVRKRAFEQIEQNMEQFAILGDHVRHPLQVIMARADLMDDEKTAASIREQVRRINALVKQLDEGWVESRAIREFLRRTDLA; encoded by the coding sequence ATGAAAAGGAGTAGGCAGAACGTGGCTCAGCAGCAGCCACACGAAGCACCGCCCCCTTCGGATCCCCTCTACCAGGCGATCGTCGAGAATACCGGCACTGCCATCATGATCGTCGAGGGCGACGGGAGAATAGCCTATGCCAACGCCGAGTTCGAGAAGAGCTTCGGCTATGCCAGGTCGGATCTCGTAGGCACGTTCTTCTGGGATCGGCTCCCCGCAGAAGTCGACCGGGAAAGGATGATCCGCTACCACCACCTGCGCCGGGTGAAACCGTCGGCCGCACCACGAACGTATGAGGCGTCTCTTCGGGATGCGGCCGGGGCAGAACGGAACGTTGTGGTCACGGTCGCTCTCGTCGCCGGGTCGGATCGGAGCGTCGTCTCGTTCATGGATATCACCAAGAAGAAACGTGCTGAAGAGGCACTCCGACTCTCGGAAGAGAAGTACCGCACCCTGGTCGAGGGGATAAACGAGGTGATCTTTACCGTCGATCCTCACGGCCGCATTACCTATATAAGCCCGGCACTGGAACGGCTTACCGATTACAGGGTATCGGAAGTCGTTGGAGAGCCTTTTTCCCGGTATGTCCACCCGGACGATCTTCCCGGATTGCAGAAGAGTTTTGAGAGGACGCTGGCCGGTCTGCAGGAGCCGTACGAGTTCCGGGTGCTCACCAGGGATGGTACTGTGCACTACGTGATCACATCCAGCCGCTTCCTCATGGAGAATGACCGCCTGGTAGGTCTGATCGGTGTCCTGACCGATATTACCGAGCGCAAGCAGGCGGAAGAAGCGCTCCGGCAGAGCGAGGAGATGTACCGAACCATCACCCAGCGGAGCTTTGACATCATCGTCACAGCCGACTGCGAAGGGCGGATCACCTATGTCTCCCCGGCCGTGAAGCGGGTTCTCGGGTATACGCCGGAAGAGGCCGTCGGCACCCGGTGGATGGACTATGTGCTGCACCCGGAGCAGCCGCAGGTGCAGGTCCTCAGAAGGATGGCGAGGGAAGGGGCTGTCGAGGGTTACCAGATCGAGATGCGGCACAAAAACGGCGACGCCGTCACGCTTGAGCTCAACATCTCGCCGATCCCCGTATCGAAGGGCTGCAGCGGGTTTCAGGCTATCGGGCGGGATATCACCGACCGAAAGCGGATACGCGAGAAGCTCGCCTACCACGCCTATCTCCTCGACCACGTGAGCGACGCAGTCATCGCCACCGACGAGCGGTTTATGATTACGGCATGGAACCGGGCGGCAGAAGACCTGTACGGCTGGAAAGCAGACCAGGTTATCGGCCGCTCTCTCCTGGAACTGATCCACTCGGATCTCCCGGGAGCCGAACCCGCCACGATGCTCCAGACGCTGGAGAAAGAGGGATCCTACAGCGGTGAACTGATGCACTACCATGAGGACGGCCAGCCGGTCTATATCGATACCAACGCATCCGCCCTGACGGAGACGGGCGGCGGGGTCACCGGCTACATCCTTGTCGGCCGGGATGTGACCGGTCGTATTGCGGCAGAATCGGTTCGGAAACGTGCATTCGAGCAGATCGAGCAGAACATGGAGCAGTTTGCCATCCTCGGCGACCACGTCCGCCACCCGCTACAGGTGATCATGGCCCGGGCGGATCTCATGGATGACGAGAAGACCGCCGCGAGTATCCGGGAGCAGGTCCGGCGGATCAACGCACTTGTCAAGCAGCTCGACGAGGGATGGGTCGAGTCCCGGGCGATACGGGAGTTCCTCAGGCGCACCGATCTGGCGTGA
- a CDS encoding CRISPR-associated protein Cas4 — translation MVESIPVSAVVACHACPRRYYFERSMKRDESPRYTVAKQIASHLGTPLDPDRIWQEVLYVFPGADAEVRAFFDDCVAACRRSRWKIAVESDVTVASEKLGIHGRVDRIFDGGASFAVVRSSPAPRAGAYASDRIRIACYAACLAGTLGREVSGGYVEYIPSGVSRLVEPQPRDRREMLRALRAAQQVAAGDLPPRPFRAPCEGCLYAERCQAGSARRLSDLF, via the coding sequence ATGGTCGAGAGCATACCCGTATCAGCCGTCGTCGCCTGTCACGCCTGCCCGCGGCGGTACTACTTCGAGCGGTCGATGAAACGCGACGAGTCGCCCCGCTACACCGTCGCCAAGCAGATCGCCTCGCACCTCGGCACCCCGCTCGATCCCGATCGCATCTGGCAGGAGGTGCTGTATGTCTTCCCCGGCGCCGATGCGGAGGTGCGTGCGTTCTTCGACGACTGCGTCGCCGCCTGCCGCCGCTCGCGGTGGAAGATTGCGGTCGAGAGCGACGTGACCGTAGCTTCTGAGAAACTCGGTATCCACGGGAGGGTTGACAGGATCTTCGACGGCGGAGCGTCTTTCGCCGTCGTCCGTTCGAGTCCTGCGCCGCGTGCCGGGGCCTATGCCTCGGATCGTATCCGGATAGCCTGCTATGCCGCCTGCCTCGCCGGGACGCTCGGGCGGGAGGTCTCCGGCGGTTACGTTGAGTATATCCCGAGCGGCGTCTCCCGCCTCGTCGAGCCGCAGCCCCGCGACCGTCGCGAGATGCTCCGTGCGCTCCGGGCGGCGCAGCAGGTGGCGGCGGGCGATCTCCCTCCCCGGCCGTTCCGGGCGCCGTGCGAGGGGTGTCTCTATGCCGAACGGTGCCAGGCCGGCAGCGCCCGCCGCCTCTCCGACCTCTTCTGA